In Streptomyces qaidamensis, one DNA window encodes the following:
- a CDS encoding phosphotransferase, with protein MTPSLISGARERAEEMSGDSNLVKGPLKGYHHETYVLAVPGLARAVKVREPRAEILWFDRRCFGSEEELLKALRAHLSRVPDIIDVGGMALQAFIEGRTLGEQRRPGRRVTEAVFAQIVDVFREMVRITPDMLSVERRCEDRDRAEDGDSDGFLDRLVAFVEEQVYEKNHRAFAGLFHALGISEESFSLLRKHVLGLQERPFCLLHADLHRENFVLDPRQRLWVIDWELAMLGDPLYDLATHLYLMRYPADQEHRMVREWCRVVEGIRPGGSSGWERDLPMILDFKRAQSVFTDVIRVSLALREEWGFNWVAAPLAAVRLQKILAAAAQPLGLVQVPSRSHIMAALVRWHGEREEPLTPTTSDGN; from the coding sequence ATGACACCTTCCCTGATCTCCGGTGCTCGAGAGCGAGCCGAGGAGATGAGCGGCGACTCGAACCTGGTCAAGGGGCCGCTCAAGGGGTATCACCACGAGACGTACGTTCTCGCAGTGCCAGGCTTGGCGCGCGCGGTCAAAGTCCGTGAGCCGCGGGCCGAGATCCTTTGGTTCGACCGGAGGTGTTTCGGGTCGGAGGAGGAACTGCTCAAGGCACTTCGAGCGCACCTGAGCCGAGTCCCGGACATCATCGACGTGGGGGGCATGGCGCTGCAGGCCTTCATCGAGGGGCGGACACTCGGTGAGCAGCGCCGGCCGGGGCGCCGCGTCACCGAGGCCGTGTTCGCCCAGATCGTCGACGTCTTCCGCGAGATGGTGCGGATCACGCCGGACATGCTCAGCGTGGAGCGGCGCTGTGAGGACCGAGACCGTGCTGAGGACGGTGACAGCGACGGCTTCCTTGATCGCCTGGTCGCCTTCGTCGAGGAGCAGGTCTATGAGAAGAACCACAGAGCCTTCGCCGGACTGTTCCACGCGCTCGGCATTTCGGAGGAATCGTTCAGCCTGCTCAGGAAACACGTGCTGGGACTTCAGGAGCGCCCCTTCTGTCTCCTGCACGCGGACCTGCACCGGGAGAACTTCGTTCTCGACCCCCGACAGCGGCTCTGGGTCATCGACTGGGAACTGGCGATGCTGGGGGATCCGCTCTACGACTTGGCCACCCATCTGTACCTGATGCGTTACCCGGCCGATCAGGAGCACCGGATGGTGCGCGAGTGGTGCCGTGTCGTCGAGGGGATCCGGCCGGGCGGCTCGTCCGGCTGGGAACGGGACCTGCCGATGATCCTCGACTTCAAGAGGGCGCAGTCGGTCTTCACCGACGTCATCCGGGTATCCCTCGCCCTGCGCGAGGAGTGGGGCTTCAACTGGGTGGCTGCTCCCCTTGCCGCCGTCCGGCTGCAGAAGATCCTGGCTGCCGCCGCACAGCCGCTCGGCCTGGTGCAGGTGCCGAGTCGGTCCCACATCATGGCCGCCCTCGTTCGCTGGCACGGGGAACGCGAGGAACCGCTCACGCCCACCACGTCGGACGGCAACTGA
- a CDS encoding HAD family hydrolase, translated as MPEPTADDALVRLLAPTRAVLFDFDGPVCDLFGGESTRAVAQEVKRAAQRHWGTLDPDVSACDDSHGILLRLRDMYDRRSSRPRSRRPLELAEDIVTGQEARAVAGATPTPHVEALVDALSDLGMRLVMVSNNAEEPIRTYLKAHGLDTKFERIFGRDREDARRMKPDPHCIKRAREHLELPMASCLMVGDQLTDLKAARSAGACFLGYTRHEGRAEDMRQSGADFVVSSHLTVLAAAKRLLDSRSPERVR; from the coding sequence ATGCCCGAACCGACCGCCGACGATGCCCTGGTGCGCTTGCTCGCCCCCACCCGAGCGGTGCTGTTCGACTTCGATGGCCCGGTTTGTGACCTTTTCGGCGGTGAGTCGACGCGGGCCGTCGCGCAGGAGGTCAAGCGGGCGGCACAGCGGCACTGGGGCACCCTCGACCCGGACGTGAGCGCCTGCGACGACTCCCACGGCATCCTCCTGAGACTCAGGGACATGTACGACCGGCGGTCATCGCGACCTCGCAGCCGGCGGCCCCTGGAACTGGCGGAGGACATCGTCACGGGACAGGAGGCGCGAGCGGTCGCGGGTGCCACGCCCACGCCGCACGTCGAAGCCCTCGTGGATGCTTTGTCCGACCTCGGCATGCGCTTGGTCATGGTGAGCAACAACGCTGAGGAACCGATCCGAACGTATCTGAAGGCTCACGGGCTCGACACCAAGTTCGAGCGGATCTTCGGTCGCGACCGGGAGGACGCCCGCCGTATGAAGCCGGACCCGCACTGCATCAAGCGGGCCAGGGAGCACCTGGAGCTTCCGATGGCGTCCTGCCTGATGGTGGGGGACCAGCTCACCGACCTCAAGGCGGCCCGCTCAGCCGGAGCATGCTTTCTCGGTTACACCAGGCATGAGGGCCGGGCCGAGGACATGCGTCAGAGCGGCGCGGACTTCGTGGTTTCCTCACACCTCACCGTCCTCGCCGCAGCGAAGAGGCTCTTGGACTCACGTTCACCCGAGCGCGTCAGGTGA
- the dtd gene encoding D-aminoacyl-tRNA deacylase — protein sequence MRAVVQRVDGASVVVDGETVGAIEGEGLCVLVGVTHEDTEEKAAQLARKLWSIRMLHDEKSCSDVDAPLLVISQFTLYGDARKGRRPTWNAAAPGDVAEPLVDEVVAQLRSLGATVATGRFGAAMRVSLTNDGPFTVQIEI from the coding sequence ATGCGAGCTGTGGTGCAGAGGGTGGACGGCGCGAGCGTCGTCGTGGACGGCGAGACCGTGGGGGCGATCGAGGGCGAGGGGCTGTGCGTCCTCGTCGGCGTCACCCACGAGGACACCGAGGAGAAGGCGGCCCAGCTGGCCCGCAAGCTCTGGTCGATCCGCATGCTGCACGACGAGAAGTCGTGCAGCGACGTCGACGCCCCGCTCCTGGTGATCAGCCAGTTCACCCTCTACGGCGACGCCCGCAAGGGCCGCCGCCCCACCTGGAACGCCGCCGCCCCCGGGGACGTGGCCGAGCCGCTGGTCGACGAGGTGGTCGCCCAACTGCGCTCGCTGGGCGCGACGGTGGCCACGGGCCGTTTCGGAGCGGCGATGAGGGTATCGCTGACGAACGACGGCCCCTTCACCGTGCAGATCGAAATCTGA
- a CDS encoding GntR family transcriptional regulator translates to MSEGYTGDGGGRSFQRVASELRARLADGRYPLHTLLPPQRELAEEFAVSRDTVQRVLTELKSEGWLESRQGSGSRVIRTQQIHSLTSGRVVTLGPLISEAFEQPEVTLDVFTLTSESLDAHIRLQTDRIAAGEIAPQSITLRMLLPDESLDFPYWRTKDGVDDDILRERFLAITRRHTASLRSVLSDLRTMELVPSVDFEIRKARLVPAFKLYLVNKVAALHALYQTNERKIVLEDGREIEAIDVFGLGAQLTHHVKDEDPYSSGTVFVKTHQNWFDSAWTYLT, encoded by the coding sequence GTGAGTGAGGGGTACACCGGCGATGGCGGCGGCAGGTCATTCCAACGCGTCGCAAGTGAGTTGAGGGCGCGTCTCGCCGACGGACGTTACCCTCTGCACACGTTGCTGCCGCCGCAGCGTGAACTGGCAGAGGAGTTCGCCGTCTCCCGCGACACCGTTCAGCGGGTGCTGACGGAGTTGAAGAGCGAGGGATGGCTTGAATCTCGCCAGGGAAGCGGATCCAGGGTGATCAGGACTCAGCAGATCCACTCGCTCACGAGCGGTCGCGTGGTCACGCTCGGCCCGCTCATCAGTGAGGCGTTCGAGCAGCCCGAGGTAACCCTGGATGTCTTCACGCTGACGTCGGAGTCGCTGGACGCGCACATCCGTCTGCAGACGGATCGCATAGCGGCTGGGGAGATCGCCCCGCAGAGCATCACTCTTCGCATGCTGCTACCCGACGAGTCCCTCGACTTCCCCTACTGGCGCACGAAGGACGGCGTCGACGACGACATCCTGAGGGAACGGTTCCTGGCCATCACTCGAAGGCATACCGCTTCGCTGCGCAGCGTGTTGAGCGACCTGAGAACCATGGAGCTCGTGCCTTCGGTGGACTTCGAGATTCGTAAGGCCAGGTTGGTGCCGGCCTTCAAGCTGTATCTGGTCAACAAGGTGGCGGCGCTGCACGCCCTCTACCAGACGAACGAGCGCAAGATCGTTCTCGAGGACGGCCGGGAGATCGAGGCCATCGACGTGTTCGGCCTGGGGGCCCAGCTCACCCACCACGTCAAGGACGAGGATCCTTACTCGTCGGGCACGGTGTTCGTCAAGACCCATCAGAACTGGTTCGACTCCGCCTGGACGTATCTCACCTGA
- a CDS encoding GntR family transcriptional regulator: MVVTQESVAENVAVNGSRRSSPQEIADSLRKRIRAGELRPGDRLPTQAELAEEFGVERGAVRQALRVLQEEGLLTNVSKGSPPRIADPAPARGEPQPTMVGLAPRLVEAFSARQVRADVVCHTAETLMVALGEPLRLIHEGRIRPESIDVRILVPSRDIELAFPVAVEAHGEDDSVHQRWLAMRNAQGQVLQHNLLALRSTHGMDVRVRFRALPFTPPVKLYLLNEEEALMGYYMLTRREEEWGSRTLDMYDVLGSKSLLFSFARGAGRRDAAFVEESQKWFNALWETITTDLTLSS; this comes from the coding sequence TTGGTCGTGACCCAGGAGAGCGTGGCGGAGAACGTGGCAGTGAACGGCAGCAGAAGGTCATCGCCCCAGGAGATCGCCGACAGCCTGCGGAAACGCATCCGTGCCGGTGAACTCAGGCCCGGGGACCGCCTGCCCACCCAGGCGGAACTCGCGGAGGAGTTCGGTGTCGAGCGCGGCGCGGTCCGCCAGGCCCTGCGGGTTCTCCAGGAGGAGGGCCTCCTCACCAACGTCAGCAAGGGCAGCCCGCCACGGATCGCCGACCCCGCCCCGGCCCGAGGCGAGCCCCAGCCGACGATGGTGGGCCTGGCGCCGCGCCTGGTGGAGGCGTTCTCGGCGCGACAGGTGCGCGCCGATGTCGTCTGCCACACCGCGGAGACACTGATGGTCGCCCTCGGCGAGCCGCTCCGTCTGATCCACGAGGGGCGCATCCGCCCCGAGTCGATCGACGTCCGCATCCTGGTCCCGTCCCGGGACATCGAACTGGCCTTCCCGGTTGCTGTCGAGGCCCACGGCGAGGACGACTCCGTCCACCAGCGCTGGCTGGCCATGCGCAACGCCCAGGGCCAGGTCCTGCAGCACAATCTGCTCGCCCTGCGCTCCACCCACGGCATGGACGTCCGGGTCCGCTTCCGGGCACTGCCGTTCACCCCGCCGGTGAAGCTCTACCTCCTCAACGAGGAGGAGGCCCTGATGGGCTACTACATGCTGACCAGGCGAGAGGAGGAGTGGGGGAGCCGGACGCTGGACATGTACGACGTCCTGGGCTCGAAGTCTCTGCTGTTCTCCTTCGCCCGGGGGGCCGGCCGGCGGGACGCGGCGTTCGTGGAGGAATCCCAGAAGTGGTTCAACGCCCTCTGGGAAACCATCACGACCGACCTGACACTCTCCTCGTGA
- a CDS encoding GNAT family N-acetyltransferase, whose amino-acid sequence MSRSDDIDVRPITAPEFTDWLRAVNTGFLRVPALTEEEIGARRGKFVEGRYLGAFDHGRCVATFRSFDQELTAVGGASVPADAISGVTVTATHRRRGLLSRMMARDLAAAKERGDVVATLIAAEYPIYGRYGFGPATWMAEWTVDVPRAGLDARRAGPADGGRIDLVEGEDVRKLGPELHERMRRGRPGAIDRDETWWKVNTGALLFDPSWKTPFFAVYRSASGEVEGMAAYDVDDNWGDAKQPLNTATVRWLLGVTPAADRALWEYLCSIDWIVKVKSGWRAPDDLLPHFLPDPRAARITTLADWLWVRILDVVRALEARTYEGQGTLVLEIAGVDGLTGGRYRLEASPEGASCTPTTESAELALGLGELGALWLGDESAVRLAALGRVSEERAGAARKADALLRTSGRPWCPDMF is encoded by the coding sequence ATGTCCCGTTCCGACGACATCGACGTCCGTCCCATCACCGCGCCCGAGTTCACCGACTGGCTGCGTGCCGTGAACACCGGCTTCCTGCGGGTGCCCGCGCTCACCGAGGAGGAGATCGGGGCCAGGCGCGGGAAGTTCGTCGAGGGCCGCTACCTCGGAGCCTTCGACCACGGCAGGTGTGTGGCGACCTTCCGGTCCTTCGACCAGGAGCTCACGGCCGTGGGCGGGGCGAGTGTCCCGGCGGACGCGATCTCGGGCGTCACCGTCACCGCCACCCACCGCCGCCGCGGGCTGCTCAGCCGGATGATGGCGCGGGACTTGGCGGCCGCGAAGGAGCGCGGGGACGTCGTCGCGACGCTGATCGCCGCCGAGTACCCGATCTACGGCCGCTACGGCTTCGGGCCGGCGACCTGGATGGCGGAGTGGACGGTCGACGTGCCGCGCGCCGGCCTCGACGCCCGCCGGGCGGGCCCGGCGGACGGCGGGCGGATCGACCTGGTGGAGGGCGAGGACGTCCGCAAGCTCGGCCCCGAGCTGCACGAGCGGATGCGCCGTGGCCGGCCCGGCGCCATCGACCGCGACGAGACCTGGTGGAAGGTGAACACCGGCGCCCTGCTGTTCGACCCGTCGTGGAAGACGCCCTTCTTCGCCGTGTACCGCTCGGCGTCCGGCGAGGTCGAGGGCATGGCCGCGTACGACGTGGACGACAACTGGGGTGACGCCAAGCAGCCGTTGAACACGGCGACCGTGCGGTGGCTGCTCGGCGTGACACCGGCCGCGGATCGCGCGCTGTGGGAGTACCTGTGCTCCATCGACTGGATCGTGAAGGTCAAGAGCGGCTGGCGGGCGCCCGACGACCTGCTCCCGCACTTCCTGCCCGACCCGCGGGCGGCCCGGATCACCACGCTGGCGGACTGGCTGTGGGTCCGGATCCTGGACGTCGTACGGGCGCTGGAGGCGCGGACGTACGAGGGGCAGGGGACGCTGGTGCTGGAGATCGCCGGGGTGGACGGGCTGACCGGCGGGCGCTACCGGCTGGAGGCCTCACCCGAGGGAGCGTCCTGCACGCCGACCACCGAGAGCGCGGAACTCGCACTGGGACTGGGCGAGTTGGGGGCGCTGTGGCTCGGGGACGAGTCGGCGGTCCGGCTGGCGGCGCTGGGGCGGGTGAGCGAAGAACGAGCGGGCGCCGCCCGGAAGGCCGACGCCCTGCTGCGTACGTCCGGGCGGCCTTGGTGCCCGGACATGTTCTGA
- a CDS encoding aminoglycoside phosphotransferase family protein — MGAPPYPSHFRGDPEGPASVVEDFLERAVERGRETKGHHNRNYVVPLTEGMARLLGRKAGTSVTVRIRRRDALPVVIRTWQDETEILRAVAGALSHAPECLMKGAHFAIHSFVEGVPLSSVCGNGKPVDGLLVEALAGLLAQMTRVRRGALPALPPGWPRDDGDSQSFLRTLVHLADRQVRRPNWGVFGGLFAALGVRDDALDELAGRIPAMARRPYSLLHADLHRDNVIMSYAGDPPLICVDWELATYGDPLHDLATHLVRMRYPAHQWAEVVDAWAEAMQEVRPAAVDGLARDLRHYLAFERAQSVFPDVMRAARSLESSLTHTTLDEATARVRRALEAAAAPLRLGSVPGEDEVRRALLRWLAPRMNEDVTGPAWTAKVIEWRPDRRVPERPDFPPSAVLEALLAEGAAPAGRVFKGTAHLNTVVSVPGIDFPVVVRRELAGVCRRQRRFLSEHAVLRAIEESSAGVAAPRVLALGETYQGDTIALHTYVGPRDVDRPPGHPVHGLLPHEADGLVDQLCALTQVRYQVVDPTAGECAFHQWLRDQLISLVRDLPKESQQLARHLGLPGADRLRAILSRHEVSDREPALLHGDLSPRNLVRRDDRLALTLIDWEMAVVGDPLYDLVRHMHLTPTRPEIRARMFRRWEHRLPAEYTRDWRRDWPVYRRLEIVRSAYLDLDRLVTGASLSVPEARRAADTYPMTLAAAMALLGLPAPPRANPYLARVFA; from the coding sequence GTGGGCGCACCTCCTTACCCGTCACACTTCCGTGGGGACCCCGAGGGGCCGGCATCAGTCGTCGAGGACTTCCTGGAACGGGCCGTGGAGCGGGGCCGGGAAACCAAGGGCCATCACAACCGGAACTACGTTGTGCCGCTGACCGAGGGCATGGCCCGGCTGCTCGGCCGAAAGGCGGGCACCTCCGTGACCGTACGCATCCGTCGTCGTGATGCTCTGCCTGTCGTGATCCGGACCTGGCAGGACGAGACGGAGATTCTCCGAGCCGTCGCGGGGGCCCTGTCGCACGCCCCCGAATGCCTGATGAAGGGAGCACATTTCGCGATCCACAGCTTCGTGGAAGGCGTACCGCTCTCCAGCGTCTGTGGCAACGGCAAGCCTGTGGACGGCCTGCTCGTCGAGGCGTTGGCGGGTCTGCTCGCCCAGATGACCCGAGTGCGGCGTGGTGCACTGCCCGCCCTTCCACCCGGCTGGCCCCGCGACGACGGGGACAGCCAGAGTTTCCTCCGGACGCTGGTCCACTTGGCCGACCGGCAGGTCAGGCGGCCGAACTGGGGCGTGTTCGGAGGGCTCTTCGCGGCGCTGGGCGTTCGGGACGACGCCCTCGACGAACTCGCCGGCCGGATACCGGCCATGGCCCGACGGCCCTACAGCCTGCTCCATGCCGACCTCCACCGCGACAACGTGATCATGTCGTACGCGGGCGACCCGCCCCTCATCTGTGTCGACTGGGAGTTGGCGACCTACGGCGACCCGCTGCACGACCTCGCGACCCACCTCGTGCGCATGCGGTACCCGGCTCACCAGTGGGCCGAAGTGGTCGACGCCTGGGCCGAGGCGATGCAGGAGGTCCGTCCGGCCGCAGTCGACGGGCTGGCCAGGGATCTGCGGCACTACCTGGCGTTCGAACGGGCTCAGTCCGTCTTCCCGGACGTGATGCGCGCCGCCCGGTCCCTCGAAAGCTCTCTCACGCACACGACACTTGACGAGGCGACGGCCCGGGTCCGGCGCGCCCTCGAAGCGGCGGCGGCACCGCTGCGGCTCGGCAGCGTGCCAGGGGAGGACGAGGTTCGGCGGGCCCTTCTCCGGTGGCTTGCGCCGCGGATGAACGAGGACGTCACCGGGCCGGCCTGGACCGCGAAGGTGATCGAGTGGCGGCCCGATCGGCGGGTACCGGAGCGTCCTGACTTCCCGCCTTCCGCGGTCCTCGAGGCTCTGCTGGCGGAGGGGGCCGCGCCAGCGGGCAGGGTGTTCAAGGGCACGGCGCACCTGAACACGGTGGTGTCGGTGCCGGGCATCGACTTTCCCGTGGTCGTACGCCGCGAGCTGGCCGGGGTGTGCCGGCGGCAGCGCCGCTTTCTCAGCGAGCACGCCGTGCTGCGCGCGATCGAGGAGTCGTCGGCCGGAGTGGCGGCGCCTCGGGTGCTCGCCCTGGGCGAGACCTACCAGGGCGACACCATCGCCCTGCACACCTACGTCGGGCCGCGGGACGTCGACCGGCCTCCCGGCCATCCCGTTCACGGCCTGCTGCCGCACGAGGCGGACGGTCTGGTGGACCAGCTGTGCGCCCTGACGCAGGTCAGGTACCAGGTGGTGGACCCCACCGCCGGCGAGTGCGCGTTCCATCAGTGGCTGCGGGATCAGCTGATCTCCCTGGTGCGGGACCTGCCGAAAGAGTCGCAGCAGCTGGCGCGGCACCTCGGGCTGCCCGGCGCGGACCGGTTGCGAGCGATCCTCTCCCGGCACGAGGTGAGCGACAGGGAGCCCGCCCTCCTGCATGGGGATCTGAGTCCCCGGAACCTCGTGCGCCGCGACGACCGACTGGCGCTGACCCTCATCGACTGGGAGATGGCCGTCGTCGGCGACCCCCTCTACGACCTCGTACGGCACATGCATCTGACTCCTACCCGGCCGGAGATCCGGGCCCGCATGTTCCGCCGCTGGGAGCACCGGCTGCCGGCCGAGTACACCCGTGACTGGCGCAGGGACTGGCCGGTGTACCGCCGGCTGGAGATCGTGCGGTCCGCGTATCTCGATCTCGACCGCCTTGTCACCGGTGCGAGCCTGAGCGTTCCGGAAGCCCGGCGGGCTGCGGATACGTATCCCATGACCCTCGCGGCCGCCATGGCTCTCCTCGGCCTGCCGGCGCCTCCCAGGGCGAACCCGTACCTCGCCCGCGTCTTCGCCTAG
- a CDS encoding FadR/GntR family transcriptional regulator: MYCSDVDPEHDSVHGRKRSQRPQRTHHEVADALRARIRSGALRPGERMPTQAQLAHEFGVERGAVRQALRVLQSERLLTNVSKGSPATVAADPAGALTGPQAPPLPTTVALAPRIATAFAAEHVEIDAVCLTSISLTLAIGEPLRQIHAGRLKPAKVDVRVLLPSRDIDLAFPVPVEGGGDDWVHERWLAMRNAQGQVLQHNLLALRATHGIDVRVTFRALPFTPPVKLYLLNGTEALFAYYTLTRREAEADHEQPALYDAQGTRSMLFAFRQGAGLRDTTFVEQSHLWFNALWGTISSELVLTS, from the coding sequence TTGTACTGTTCAGACGTGGACCCGGAACACGACTCCGTCCATGGACGGAAGAGGTCGCAGCGGCCACAGAGAACACATCACGAGGTGGCCGACGCGCTGCGCGCCCGGATCAGGTCAGGGGCGCTGCGCCCGGGTGAGCGCATGCCCACCCAGGCCCAGCTGGCCCACGAGTTCGGCGTCGAGCGCGGGGCGGTGCGGCAGGCGCTGCGCGTCCTGCAGTCCGAGCGATTGCTCACCAACGTGTCCAAGGGCAGCCCGGCGACCGTCGCCGCCGACCCCGCCGGTGCGCTGACCGGCCCGCAGGCCCCGCCGCTGCCGACCACGGTGGCTCTCGCGCCCCGGATAGCGACGGCGTTCGCGGCGGAGCACGTCGAGATCGACGCCGTGTGCCTGACGTCCATCTCCCTCACGCTCGCCATCGGGGAGCCGCTGCGGCAGATCCACGCCGGACGGCTGAAACCGGCCAAGGTCGACGTGCGGGTGCTGCTGCCGAGCCGGGACATCGACCTGGCCTTCCCGGTGCCGGTCGAGGGGGGCGGAGACGACTGGGTGCACGAGCGGTGGCTGGCGATGCGCAACGCCCAGGGGCAGGTCCTCCAGCACAACCTGCTGGCCCTGCGCGCCACGCACGGCATCGACGTGCGGGTCACGTTCCGGGCGCTGCCCTTCACGCCGCCGGTGAAGCTGTACCTGCTCAACGGCACGGAGGCGCTGTTCGCGTACTACACGCTGACACGCCGGGAGGCCGAGGCCGATCACGAGCAGCCGGCACTGTACGACGCGCAGGGCACCCGGTCCATGCTGTTCGCCTTCCGGCAGGGCGCCGGGCTGCGCGACACGACGTTCGTGGAGCAGTCGCACCTGTGGTTCAACGCACTGTGGGGGACGATCAGTTCGGAGCTGGTGCTCACGAGCTGA
- a CDS encoding HAD family hydrolase: MTIETENDPNRLPHLIRRARVVLWDFDGPICRLFAGHSAERVAGDLASWLAGRGLHGLLTDTERESLDPQVVLRAVDRRHPGSDLVAELEERLTQEELRAASSAWPTAYADPLIRTWTAVGSRLAITTNNSPRVVRKYLAGRGLADCFAPHIYGRTQELRHLKPDPHCLNRALSAMGVAPGDALMIGDAPSDHEAAGRAGVPFLGYARNGRKAKLLRVAGADVVLESLEPLLRLLRA; encoded by the coding sequence GTGACAATCGAGACCGAGAACGATCCGAATCGACTCCCTCATCTGATCAGACGTGCCCGTGTCGTGCTGTGGGACTTCGACGGCCCCATCTGCCGCCTGTTCGCCGGACACTCCGCTGAGCGGGTGGCGGGCGACCTGGCGTCCTGGCTGGCGGGCCGTGGCCTGCACGGGCTGCTCACCGACACCGAGCGCGAGTCCCTCGACCCGCAGGTGGTGCTGCGCGCCGTGGACCGCCGGCACCCCGGCAGCGACCTCGTCGCCGAGCTGGAGGAACGTCTCACCCAGGAGGAGCTGCGGGCGGCGTCCTCGGCTTGGCCGACCGCTTACGCCGACCCGCTGATCCGCACCTGGACCGCCGTGGGCTCGCGCCTGGCCATCACCACGAACAACTCGCCACGGGTGGTCCGCAAGTACCTTGCGGGGCGCGGCCTCGCTGACTGCTTCGCCCCGCACATATACGGCCGGACGCAGGAACTGCGCCACCTGAAGCCGGATCCGCACTGCCTGAACCGGGCGCTGAGCGCGATGGGGGTGGCGCCGGGCGATGCTCTGATGATCGGCGACGCGCCCTCCGACCACGAGGCGGCCGGGCGGGCCGGCGTGCCCTTCCTCGGCTACGCGCGCAACGGAAGGAAGGCCAAACTCCTGAGAGTGGCCGGGGCCGACGTGGTCCTGGAGTCCCTGGAGCCGTTGCTGAGGCTGCTGCGCGCGTAG